The Cetobacterium sp. 8H DNA window CAACTTTAGATAGTGTTGCTCAAAGTCAATACAGACTGGATCAAGCAAAATTGAAATATGAAAATAATATCAGAGGTATAGACCTAGATATGAGAAATAAACTTGGAGAGATTGAATCTCTTGCAGGGCAGAGTGGAGCTCAGAAGAAAAGAGTGGAGCTGTTACAAGAAAACTTAGGTATAGATAACTTGAGATATGATAACGAACTTGTAACAACTTTTGACTATCTAAACTCTGTAAATCAACTGAGAAAAGCTCAAGAGGACTACTATAAACTTCAAAGAGAACTTGTACTAGCAGTTATAGAGTATGAGAATCTTTATAGATAGGGGAGAGGGATGAATAAGAAAATAGCTATAGGGATTTTAGCTCTTCTACTTGCTGGAGGAATAGGATACAAAGGGATGCAGATCGCTTCAGGAAAAGAGGTAAAAGTCTATAAAATAGAGATGGGAACACTTTCTAGTTCAATTTTATATGCAGGAGTTGTTGCACCAGGGGATGTTGTACCGGTTTATGTTGAAGCACCAGCACTTGTTGAAAGCATAGATGCTCGTGTGGGACAAGAGGTTGAGCCAGGGGATAAACTTATGGTTTTCAGTTCTAAAAGTATAATTGAAAATGATAAGGAGCTGCGTATAAATGAGCTCGATATGAAAGATATAAAGCTTAGAATTGCTGACCTTGAAGGCGGATCGCTAAAGCTTGAACTAGATAATAGAAAACTTGAGATGAGAAACCTTGAAGAAAAAGTTAATGGAGATATAAGAAGACTTCCAGTTGTTATGGCGGAAGCTAAAAGTTTAAAAGATAAGGCAGAAGCATATAAAAAACTGTTAGCTCAGGATGGAGTTTCAAGCACTGAAGCTAGTAGAGCTTCAACTGAAGCAGATAAAAAAGCTGTTGAGCTAGAGGACTTGAAGATGTCATTAGAACTTAATAGACAAAAGTTTGAACTTATGGCTGTAAGTTTTGAAAGTCTAACTAGAGAACTTCAAATAGAAGAAGCTAAATTAAAATCTCAACTAGAAAAGTTAGAGCTAAACAATGAGATTTTAGCAAGACGTGCAGAGCAACTTAAAAAACCACTTGTGGCTCCAGTAGCTGGGGTTATAACAGCAATAGATGTACAAGAGGGAAGCAATGCTCACAGTGGTCAAAGACTTCTTTCAATATCACCTAGAGGTGAGAGCACAATAAAAGTAGAGGTACCTATGTATCAAGCTACAAGTGTGACGCCAAATCAGAAGGCAACAATAAGAACTAGCTCATCTGAAGGGGAGCTAACTTATACAGGTACTGTATCAAGAGTATCAAGTGTAGCTAGAGAGAGTCTTCTAGGAAACAAAAAAGAAAAGGTTATTGAAGTTGAAGTTAAAGTTTCAGAAAAAAATAATCTTAAACCGGGTTTTATAACAGATGTTGAGATAAGTAGTGAATCTTCAAGAAGTGTTGCAACTGTAACCTCATTTTCTGTTTTAGAAGAGGGGGATAAGGCATATGTGTTTGTTGTTGAAGATGGGAAAGTAAGAAAAACTGAAATTAAGTTAGGTGCAAAGACAAATACTGACTACGAAGTTTTAAATCTTTCTGTAGGAACAGAGGTTGTAATAAATCCATTTAAGGTTAGTAGCGGTGAAAGAGTAAAGGCTGTGATCTAATGAAATTTTGGATGGCATATAGACTTCTTTTAGGGAATAGAGGTAGAGCTCTATTCCCACTAGGAGGAGTTATCGTAGGAGCTATGGCTCTTATCATGACTCTATCGTTAGGAGAGGGTGCAAAAAATATAATAGATAACGATCTTTCTGCAATAGGTAGCAATAGGATACTTGTTGGAGCAGAAAATCTAGGAAGTAGAGATTTAGAGATTATTGAAAGGTTGCCTTTTGTGGAATATGGGGTTTTTCCAGAAAAAAGGGAGAGTGTAGATAATATAATCTTTAAAGGATATTCAAAAAAAGCTCTTCATGCGATGGGACTTCCAGATCTGCAGGAAAATGAGGTAGTACTGGATAAAAGTCAGTTTCATGAGAAGAAAGTGGGAGAGCTTATAGAGCTTGAAACGGGGAATGGGAAAAGAATATTTAGGATTAGGGATTTGTATCAAGAGTTGAGTCCATTTGAGACTATGAAACTAGGGGATAGGGTCATAGTTGGAGACAAGACATTTGAAAAAATATTTGGAAGGAGAGACTACAAGAGTTTAGTCATATCCTTTCCACAAGATGAAGATGGGGTGGAATATATACCGGTAATATTGAGGGAGCTGAATAGGTCCCGGTTAAGTTACGGGCAAGTTCGGTTATTAGAAACACCTGATGTTTATAGAAAAGTGGAGAGGATAAAGACTTTTGTAAGCAAAATTTTGTTTAGTCTCTCTTTTATTTCTCTGATAGTTGGTGGGATAGGAGTACTGAACCTTATAGGGGCTTCGGTACGAGAGAGAGGCTCATATATTGGAATAATGAGGACCATAGGAATGGGGAAAAGAGTTCTTATTGAGATATTTCTACTAGAAGGTATAATAATTGTAGGATTTGGTTCTGTTATAGGAATTATATTAGGAGTAATGATGTCATATATGGTAGGATTAATTATAAACATACCACCATACTTTAGTTTGATAGAGATAGTTCTATCCATGATAGTCACAATGGGAATCGGATTATTATTTGGTGTATTTCCAGCTAAAAAAGCTGGAAAAATCGAGATAGTCGATGCCTTAAAAGTTTAAGCGGGGGATGTATGGGAGATAGTATTATATTAGCATTAATGATTATTATATTATTGATAAGTATTATTTTTATGAAAAAAATAGCTCATCCTATTATTTTAATTGAAATAATTTTTATCTTTTATGGATATCTGTATAAAGAAATAAATATTAATATTTTTGACAAGTTTGAGTTAATTATTGCTACTATAATATGTTTTTTAATATCTATTATGTCTAAATTAATTTTTATTACCATAAAAAAGAAAAAAGAAAACAAAGTAAAAGATGAAAATAGAAAATGTGAATCAATAATTTTGTTTTTAAAAATAACTAATGGAATAATTTTTATTTTAAATATAGTGTTTATTATAATGGGTATATTTTTTAAAAATTTGGCTATAGATTTGAAAGACTCTTCATATTTGTTGTTAAATATAGGAATTTTTAATGAAATTATTATATTAATATTTCTTGATAGAGAGGAGATAATAGAAAAAAAAGTTTTTTTTAACCTATTATTTTATAACTTGTTTTTGGGGAC harbors:
- a CDS encoding efflux RND transporter periplasmic adaptor subunit; this translates as MNKKIAIGILALLLAGGIGYKGMQIASGKEVKVYKIEMGTLSSSILYAGVVAPGDVVPVYVEAPALVESIDARVGQEVEPGDKLMVFSSKSIIENDKELRINELDMKDIKLRIADLEGGSLKLELDNRKLEMRNLEEKVNGDIRRLPVVMAEAKSLKDKAEAYKKLLAQDGVSSTEASRASTEADKKAVELEDLKMSLELNRQKFELMAVSFESLTRELQIEEAKLKSQLEKLELNNEILARRAEQLKKPLVAPVAGVITAIDVQEGSNAHSGQRLLSISPRGESTIKVEVPMYQATSVTPNQKATIRTSSSEGELTYTGTVSRVSSVARESLLGNKKEKVIEVEVKVSEKNNLKPGFITDVEISSESSRSVATVTSFSVLEEGDKAYVFVVEDGKVRKTEIKLGAKTNTDYEVLNLSVGTEVVINPFKVSSGERVKAVI
- a CDS encoding ABC transporter permease — its product is MKFWMAYRLLLGNRGRALFPLGGVIVGAMALIMTLSLGEGAKNIIDNDLSAIGSNRILVGAENLGSRDLEIIERLPFVEYGVFPEKRESVDNIIFKGYSKKALHAMGLPDLQENEVVLDKSQFHEKKVGELIELETGNGKRIFRIRDLYQELSPFETMKLGDRVIVGDKTFEKIFGRRDYKSLVISFPQDEDGVEYIPVILRELNRSRLSYGQVRLLETPDVYRKVERIKTFVSKILFSLSFISLIVGGIGVLNLIGASVRERGSYIGIMRTIGMGKRVLIEIFLLEGIIIVGFGSVIGIILGVMMSYMVGLIINIPPYFSLIEIVLSMIVTMGIGLLFGVFPAKKAGKIEIVDALKV